The DNA segment GAATAAATCTTGCGTGATCCCCTAGTACTTGAAGCCAAAACTGATGTTCAAACAGAGATACTTCTACATAACTCTTCATTAGTTGTTACCATCTCCTTTTCTAGGGTTACTTTCAATCTAATGTTCATTTTATGTTCGAGGCTAAGTATTCATGTCAAAACGTTTACCTGAAACTTAGTAAGCACGAAAAAATTTACTAGGCATATAGTGGATGTAGAAGAATTATCTTTATTGAACGCTCTTTGCTAAAAGCTTGTTGCTTTTGCTTTTAGGTCGTAACCAAGCGAATGGTTCTGAGCCAGAGATAAATACGGAGGGGAATTTATGGAACAAATTGAAAAAAAGCAATATATTGAAACTTTATTGGAATGGTCACGTGAGTTAAAACAAAGAACAACTATTTCAGATACTATCCAAGAAAGACTAGATCAATTTGAAAAAAAATTAAACAACTCAGGAAACATTTCTAACGTGGATCTGACTAAGCTATCAAGAGATGCAAATGAGTTATATCAGCAAATTATTGTTTCTAAGGAGATAAGAAAGGAAGACGTTAGAAGAGTTCCAATCGGACAACATAAATTACCACCTCTTCCATACGCTTACAATGCACTTTTACCTTATATAGATGAAGAAATTATGAGACTACATCACGCTGAGCATCACAAAAGTTATGTAGATGGCTTAAACAAAGCTGAAAAAGAAATGGAGAAAGCCAGAAAAAAAGGAGATTTTGACCTAATAAAACATTGGCAAAGGGAGGCCGCTTTTAATGGAGCAGGTCATTATTTGCATACAATTTTTTGGAATGTCATGAGTCCAAAAGGCGGAGGGAATCCTAAAGGTGCTTTAGCTAAGCAAATAGAACTTGATTTTGGTAGTTTTGAACTGTTTAAGCAGCATTTTTCTGAAGCTGCTAAAAAGGTAGAGGCAGTCGGATGGGCAATCCTGGTTTGGGCCCCTCGATCAAGAAGGTTAGAAATCCTACAGGCTGAGAAACATCAAAACTTAAGCCAGTGGGATGTTGTTCCTATATTACCTTTAGATGTGTGGGAACATGCTTACTATTTACAATATAAAAATAAACGTGATTTGTATGTCGATAATTGGTGGAATGTTGTAAATTGGAATCATGCCGAAGAACGATTCGTAGCTGCACAAAAGTTGCAATGGCAACCTTTCTAAACGCAAGTAAAGGCAGTTTCCAAGGAATGAAATTACATCATTTATTCCTGGAAACTGCCATTTTCATTTCCTATTCAAAGAGGTCGATAATGTACTCTTTTAAATCAACAATGCGTAGCTTTGCTGGTTTTTTTTCAGTTCCTGCAATGATTAATGCTGCAAGTGTGTCATTTGCATGAATTCCTCCATGCTCACCTCCTGCTTCGTGAACAGGGGCACCCTCCGAATAAAATTGATGGCTTGGTTTAGCAGTAAGAACTAAGGTTTGAATATCATGACTGTTTAAAGCCGATTGTAGCTGATTTAGGACATCGGGATTGCTAACATATTTTATTTTGTTATTATCTAATTCTATAGAAACAACTCTCTCATCTCCTTCTATATCCCACCCTTGGTCATATCGATCACGATAAGTGTTACCTGGTTTAAACCGAAAAAAAGAACTGTAATCAGGAGAAGTAACGTAAATCCAATCGCCATCGATCCAGCTAGCTAGAGCAATCCTGTTATCCATCATGGCCATTTCCGCGAGAAATGGTAAAGATTCAGGATTGTTTGGTGCATAAACGTATGTCATCCGGTGATTATTAGCGAAAGCTATTTCAAAATCACTAACTTTTTCCCCTAAAGGAGCAACTGCAAAACCTTCATAAATTTCGTCTAGATCAATAGTTAACTTAACATCGTCTTCAAGCAACTTGTCCTGTCCATGGTCTCCTAAAACAATAAAAATATTTTCTTCTAGTGCTTTCTCCCAACTTTCATAGCTGTTAAGTATTTCTTGAAAAAATGTTTCAGCCCGCTCGAAGCCCTTTAAATACTGAATGCTATGTTCATGAGCCGCCCTATCAAAATCAGGTAAAAATACAGTTAAAAAATCAGGCTGCTCTCCAGCTTGGATTAATGCCTTAGTGGCTTCTACAGAATATTCATCATTTAGTCCAAGTTTGCGAAAGATGGACTCTGGTAGATTTTTATCTTGCAATGCTTTTGGTTTTACTAGTTGGCCAAAAGCTAAAAGGTCTGGTCCGTTTGTTTGCATTGCCTCTGGAAGATCAAGCATTTCTTGAATATAAAGTGGAACATTGACAGGGTGAGACTTATGTCCTCGATACATGATGAAGTTAACTGAACCAGTAGTGTAACCTCTTTTGTGTAATTCCTCATGAATGGTACTTACATTCGAATTAAGATGAGTGTTATTTAAATGATATAGGGAGTCCAAGATCGATTGTTTCGGTGATAATTTTAGTGTCTTTTCGATTGACGTTCCGTAATCTATATAACGATCTTCATCTGTTTTGTACCAATTTAACCCTGGAATTCCATGCCCGTCCGCCATTTTTCCAGTTAGTAATGTACTTTCAATTACTACGGACATTGAAGGGAATGGAGCGACTAAATCGTTATAATACTGTCCATTTTCCATTAGGAATTGTAAGGCTGGGATGCTTCCTTTCTCTTTCGTACGGTCTATAACAGAGCCTGTCATTGAATCGATCATCACGAGGATAACTTTTTTACGCGGGTCCTTATCCTCTGCTTCAAGGCTCTTTATTGACGCATTATTTTCAGTCTGTTGCTGACATGCAGCAAATAGCAGTAAGAAAACGATTAAAGACACGAATTTCTTCATGGTAAAAAAACTCCTTCTGGTAAAAATGATTTTGACTAAGAAATTAGCCAAGTTTTACTAAAATCTTAATTTATTGTGTTCTGAAATCTGTCTTATTACTCATTTCTACTCAAAACCTTCAATTTAAGATAATTTATTTTATGCAATATAGAATGGTTTACGCGGGATTAATTAACAGAATAGGAAGCGCGATTAAAAAGAAAAATAATGGATGGGCTTAAATGAGTTCATTTGATTTTTAATAAAATTGGAGGTGTCCCACTATGACAGTAGCAGCTCAAGTAAAACAAACACTTGCAGGATTAAAAAGTGCTCAAGCAAGTTTCGAAGCATTCGCTTTGCAAACCGATAATCAACAAGCAAAACAAATGTACCAAAATTGTGCTCAACAGACCCAAATGATTGTTGATACGTTGTCACCAAGAGTTCAAGAAATCGAACAAGAAGAGCCGCAATACAAAAATTAATAATAAAAGGGAGGGGAAGCATGGTTTAATTTTGCAATAGTTAAACCGATACCGCATCTCCTCTCAAATTTTATCCAAAAGCCCAACTTACAAAAAGATCCTACATAAAAAAAATATAATTTGTAAAAAACTAACATACTAAGACAGATAATAAACAAAGATTGGGATGATTTTATGAAAAAAATTATTGCCTTTTTCTTTATTTTTTTATTTCTAATCACTGGTTGTAATCTAGTTGGTCAAGGAGACACTTCACCTCGTTATATTGGAAAAAATAGTGTTAGTGACCAGACAATGGCTGACGAAGCAAAACAAATTGTTCTTTCGATGGAAGAAGTTATTGCCGTTACTGGTGCCACATATAAGGAGGATATTTATGTAGCGGTAAGAGTAAAGCAATTTGACCGATTTTTTTTAGATCGAATTCGTAAAGAAGCTCAAAATAAGATTAAGAAGAGATTTCCAGATTCAAAAGTTCATGTTTCTACTGATAAAAAAGTGTATCTCGAGTTAGAAAAGTTAGAACAACAATTGTTGAACAATAAGGTTAAAAAAGCAGATATTGAAAAGCAATGGACAAGAATAGAGGACTTTATGAAAGGCTAAATAAGTAAGGGGTGGGAGAATGTCTGATCAAAAAAAGAAGAATTTAACACCAATTCAGCAAGAGTATCAGAGCTTAGCTAAAAAGCACGAACTAAAAAGGCCAGTAGTAAAAAATTGTATTAAAGCATTTTTGGTAGGAGGTTTTATTTGTTTTATTGGACAGTTTGTCCAAGTCTTTTATGTTCATTTTTTCGAATTTAATGAAAGAACAGCGGGGAATCCAACTGTCGCTACTATGATTTTCATTGCTGTGTTATTAACAGGTTTTGGTGTTTATGACCGTCTAGGGCAATTTGCAGGAGCTGGCACGGCTGTTCCGGTAACTGGGTTTGCAAATTCCGTCGCCTCAGCAGCTATTGAACATCGAAGTGAAGGTTACGTCTTAGGTGTTGGTGGGAACATGTTTAAGTTAGCCGGATCTGTCATTGTGTTTGGTACATTTTCGGCATTCGTAATAGCCATTATCAAAACAATTCTTATCAAGTGGGGTGGACTGTAAATGCGATTAGGTCATCGTACATGGCTTTTTGAGAACAAACCTAAAATAATCGCTACTGGTACAATCTGCGGGCCTTTTGAGGGAAAAGGGAAAATAGCTAATGATTTTGATACTATTCACGGCGATCTTTGGTTGGGACAAGATTCATATGAAAAAGCTCAAAGGGTTATGTTTGAAGAAGCTTGTACTAAAGCAGTTGAAAAAGCTGGCTTGACTAAAGAAGAAATTGATTTCTTGCTAGCTGGTGATTTAATTAATCAAATCACTCCGACAAGCTTTGCTAGTCGAACATTAAGTACACCTTATATTGGATTGTTTGGCGCTTGTTCTACTTCAATGGAAGGATTGGCTTTAGCATCTTTAATCGTTGACAGTGGACACGGGAAGAATGTCTTAGCAGGTACCGCTAGTCATAATACTGCTACTGAAAAACAATTTCGCTATCCTACAGAATATGGTGGTCAAAAGCCTCCAACAGCGCAATGGACTGTAACAGCAGCAGGTGCTGCTATTGTTAGTTGTGAAGGGGAAGGTCCGATTGTTACATCTGCTACCCTTGGAAAAGTAATCGATATGGGAATGAGTGATCCATTTAATATGGGGGGCGCTATGGCGCCAGCAGCAGTTGATACGATAACGGCTCATTTGAAAGATCGTAACATCGATTCTTCTTACTATGACTATATCTTTACTGGTGATTTAGGGACAATTGGCCGTGAGATTGCCCTTGATTTATTGAAAAAACATAGCATTTCGATCGAAAAAGAAAAATTTCAAGACTGTGGTTTGCTGATTTACAAAGAGGATCAGCCAATCTTTGCAGGAGGAAGTGGTGCGGGGTGCTCAGCAGGTGTTACATATGGTCATTTGCTAAATCGAATGAAAAACGGTGAAATTAAAAGGATGCTAATCGTTGCAACAGGAGCTCTATTATCTCCACTATCTTTTCAACAAAAGGAAACAATCCCTTGTATAGCACACGCAGTTTCCATTGAAGCAGGAGGTGCTCAGTCATGATCTTTTTTTGGGCTTTTGTTGTTGGGGGCATCATTTGTGTGATTGGACAGATTTTGATGGACGTAGTGAAACTCACTCCGGCACATACGATGAGTACGTTAGTCGTTAGTGGTGCGATCTTAGACGGATTAGGCTTATACGAACCATTAATTGATTTTGCTGGTGCTGGAGCAACAATCCCAATAACTTCTTTTGGGAATTCCCTTGTACACGGAGCTATGGCTGAAGCAGAAAGACATGGTCTCGTTGGTGTAATCACAGGGATATTTGAAGTAACAAGTGCAGGGATATCAGCAGCGATCATATTTGGTTTTATTGCAGCCTTGATATTTAAGCCTAAAGGATAAGGAGTTGGAGTTTGATGACAGTTGGCTCACAGGTAAAACAATGCTTATCAAGCTTAAAGAGTATAGAAGCTACATTAAATAGTTTTGCAATAATGACAGATGAGGATGAGGCGAGACGTGCCTTTCATGAGACATGCTTAAAAACACGTAAGGTCATACAACAAATGGAAGCTAGGGTTGACGAATTAGAAATTGAAGAACCACAATATAAAGGATTTTAAATTACCTCTGAAACAATTGAAAGGAGGGACAAAAATGATTATACCTGGTTGGGTAGAAATTATTCTTAGGTCAATGGTAGCTTTCTTGGTATTATTAGTCGCAGCAAAGCTCTTTGTAAAAAAATCTGTTGCACATTTTTCGTTTTTTGAAGCTACAACAATGTTAATCATTGGCGTTATTTTAGCTATTGGGTCCTTTCATATTGGTGTTCCCGTAGGCTACTCAATTATTGCTTTAATCACTTGGTTGACTGTTGTTGGGCTAGTAAATTATATTTCCTTAAAAAGTGTATCGTTTCGTAATTTTATTCATGGCAAAGGAATTCCAGTAATTAAAGATGGGAAAATATTAGAAGACAACTTAAAGAAAGAACGTTATACGACTGATGATTTACTAAAGCAACTGCGAACAAAAAATGTTTTTAAAGTTGCGGATGTTGAATTTGCAGTCCTAGAATCAAGTGGAGATATTAACGTTCTTCTGAAAAAAGAAAACCAGCCACTAACGGCTAAGGATATGTTAATTCCTGTTGCCCCAACTAAGGAACCGCAAACAGTAGTGATGGACGGAAAGATCATGGATGAAGCATTATCAACAGTTGGGTTAAACCGAGGGTGGTTAGAAGG comes from the Anaerobacillus sp. CMMVII genome and includes:
- a CDS encoding DUF1657 domain-containing protein, translated to MTVGSQVKQCLSSLKSIEATLNSFAIMTDEDEARRAFHETCLKTRKVIQQMEARVDELEIEEPQYKGF
- the spoVAE gene encoding stage V sporulation protein AE, giving the protein MIFFWAFVVGGIICVIGQILMDVVKLTPAHTMSTLVVSGAILDGLGLYEPLIDFAGAGATIPITSFGNSLVHGAMAEAERHGLVGVITGIFEVTSAGISAAIIFGFIAALIFKPKG
- a CDS encoding DUF1657 domain-containing protein; this encodes MTVAAQVKQTLAGLKSAQASFEAFALQTDNQQAKQMYQNCAQQTQMIVDTLSPRVQEIEQEEPQYKN
- a CDS encoding YhcN/YlaJ family sporulation lipoprotein, translated to MKKIIAFFFIFLFLITGCNLVGQGDTSPRYIGKNSVSDQTMADEAKQIVLSMEEVIAVTGATYKEDIYVAVRVKQFDRFFLDRIRKEAQNKIKKRFPDSKVHVSTDKKVYLELEKLEQQLLNNKVKKADIEKQWTRIEDFMKG
- the spoVAC gene encoding stage V sporulation protein AC produces the protein MSDQKKKNLTPIQQEYQSLAKKHELKRPVVKNCIKAFLVGGFICFIGQFVQVFYVHFFEFNERTAGNPTVATMIFIAVLLTGFGVYDRLGQFAGAGTAVPVTGFANSVASAAIEHRSEGYVLGVGGNMFKLAGSVIVFGTFSAFVIAIIKTILIKWGGL
- the spoVAD gene encoding stage V sporulation protein AD encodes the protein MRLGHRTWLFENKPKIIATGTICGPFEGKGKIANDFDTIHGDLWLGQDSYEKAQRVMFEEACTKAVEKAGLTKEEIDFLLAGDLINQITPTSFASRTLSTPYIGLFGACSTSMEGLALASLIVDSGHGKNVLAGTASHNTATEKQFRYPTEYGGQKPPTAQWTVTAAGAAIVSCEGEGPIVTSATLGKVIDMGMSDPFNMGGAMAPAAVDTITAHLKDRNIDSSYYDYIFTGDLGTIGREIALDLLKKHSISIEKEKFQDCGLLIYKEDQPIFAGGSGAGCSAGVTYGHLLNRMKNGEIKRMLIVATGALLSPLSFQQKETIPCIAHAVSIEAGGAQS
- a CDS encoding alkaline phosphatase family protein, with translation MKKFVSLIVFLLLFAACQQQTENNASIKSLEAEDKDPRKKVILVMIDSMTGSVIDRTKEKGSIPALQFLMENGQYYNDLVAPFPSMSVVIESTLLTGKMADGHGIPGLNWYKTDEDRYIDYGTSIEKTLKLSPKQSILDSLYHLNNTHLNSNVSTIHEELHKRGYTTGSVNFIMYRGHKSHPVNVPLYIQEMLDLPEAMQTNGPDLLAFGQLVKPKALQDKNLPESIFRKLGLNDEYSVEATKALIQAGEQPDFLTVFLPDFDRAAHEHSIQYLKGFERAETFFQEILNSYESWEKALEENIFIVLGDHGQDKLLEDDVKLTIDLDEIYEGFAVAPLGEKVSDFEIAFANNHRMTYVYAPNNPESLPFLAEMAMMDNRIALASWIDGDWIYVTSPDYSSFFRFKPGNTYRDRYDQGWDIEGDERVVSIELDNNKIKYVSNPDVLNQLQSALNSHDIQTLVLTAKPSHQFYSEGAPVHEAGGEHGGIHANDTLAALIIAGTEKKPAKLRIVDLKEYIIDLFE
- a CDS encoding DUF421 domain-containing protein, whose protein sequence is MPGWVEIILRSMVAFLVLLVAAKLFVKKSVAHFSFFEATTMLIIGVILAIGSFHIGVPVGYSIIALITWLTVVGLVNYISLKSVSFRNFIHGKGIPVIKDGKILEDNLKKERYTTDDLLKQLRTKNVFKVADVEFAVLESSGDINVLLKKENQPLTAKDMLIPVAPTKEPQTVVMDGKIMDEALSTVGLNRGWLEGELEKIGVAIENVFLAQVDSFGELTIDLFDDKIKVPEPKEKPLLLASIKKVQADLEIFSFQTDNKQAKDLFANCASEMDEVLKRVTKYLH
- a CDS encoding superoxide dismutase, whose protein sequence is MEQIEKKQYIETLLEWSRELKQRTTISDTIQERLDQFEKKLNNSGNISNVDLTKLSRDANELYQQIIVSKEIRKEDVRRVPIGQHKLPPLPYAYNALLPYIDEEIMRLHHAEHHKSYVDGLNKAEKEMEKARKKGDFDLIKHWQREAAFNGAGHYLHTIFWNVMSPKGGGNPKGALAKQIELDFGSFELFKQHFSEAAKKVEAVGWAILVWAPRSRRLEILQAEKHQNLSQWDVVPILPLDVWEHAYYLQYKNKRDLYVDNWWNVVNWNHAEERFVAAQKLQWQPF